The following is a genomic window from Amycolatopsis australiensis.
GCGGTCGGCGACGGCCGCGTGCACGAGCGCGACGTCCGGGACCAGCGGCGCGACCAGGCCGACCCGCCCGAACGGGCCCTCGACCTCCGTGTAGGCGTCGTTGCCGGCCATCGACGAGCCGCGCACCGAGCCGGTCACCACCGCGGGCACCCCGGTGGCCGCGGCGCGCAGCCGCTGGATGTAGCTGAGGAACGACCAGTTCTCGACCTCGACCGTGCCGTCGGTGTAGGCCCGCTGGAACACCGGGTTCGGGGTGAACACCGGGAACGAGTCTCCCGAGTAGACGGTCACGACCTTTTCGAGGCAGCCGGAGCGGAACAGCACCGCGCCGAGCGACGACAGGCTGGCCATGATGAGGGTGAACCGCGACGGCTTGCCCCAGTGCTGCCGCGCGACCTCGCGCACCAGCGCGCTCCACCGGCTGTGGCCCATCATCACGTGCAGCGCGTCACCCGCCCGGACGTGCCGGGCGACGGCCTCGTCGAGACGGCAGAACTCGGTGCTCATCCGGTCACCACGACCAGCGTTTCCGCGACACAGGCGGGCTTGCCGCCGCCGTCGAGTTCGACGACGTACCGGGTGGTCACGGTGTGGCCCGCCGGGCCTTCGGTCACGTCGGTGAACGCCGCGGTCGAGCGGATCCGCGCCCCGGACGGCACCGGAGCCGGGAACCGGACCTTGCCGAGCCCGTAGTTGAGCCGGGCGCTGCCGAAGTCCAGCCGGAACAGCTCCCGCCCGAACAGCGGGAGCAGCGACAGGGTCAGGTACCCGTGCGCGATGGTCGAGCCGTGCGGCCCGGCCGCGGCGCGGACCGGGTCGGTGTGGATCCACTGGTGGTCGCCGGTCGCGTCGGCGAAGGCGTCGATCCGCGCCTGGTCGACGACGAGCCACCCGGTGGGGCCGAGTTCCTCGCCGAGGGCCGCGCGGACCTCCGCCGGGGAGGTGAAGACGCGCGTCACGCCGTCACCCGCTCGAACACCGCCGCCAGGCCCTGGCCGCCGCCGATGCACATGGTCTCCAGGCCGTAGCGGGCTTCGCGGCGGTGCAGTTCGCGGGACAGTGTCGCGAGGATGCGCGTGCCGGTGGCGCCGACCGGGTGGCCGAGGGAGATGCCGGAGCCGTGCACGTTGAGCCGGTCGAAGTCGGCGTCGCCGAAGCCCCACTCGCGGGTGCAGGCCAGCACCTGCGCGGCGAACGCCTCGTTCAGCTCGATCAGGTCCATGTCGGAGATCTTGAGCCCGGCGCGGCCGAGAGCGAGCGCGGACGCCGGGACGGGACCGATGCCCATCACCTCGGGTCCGACACCGGCGACGCCGTGGGAGACGAGCCGTACGAGGGGGCGCAGGCCGAGCTCGGCGGCCCGGTCCGGGTGGGTGACGACGCACATCGCGGCGGCGTCGTTCTGGCCGCTCGCGTTGCCCGCGGTGACCGTCGCTTCGGGATCCTGCTTGCCCAGCACGGGTTTCAGCGCGGCCAGCGTCTCGGGCGTGGTGTCCGGACGCGGGTGCTCGTCGGTGTCGACGACGACCCGGCCCTTCCGCGTCTCGACGGGGACCGGGACGATCTCCTCGGCGAAGACGCCGGAGTGCTGGGCGGCGACCGCGCGTCGGTGCGACTCCGCGGCGAGGCGGTCCTGCTCTTCGCGGCTGATGCCGTACCGGCGGCGCAGGTTCTCGGCGGTTTCGAGCATCCCGCCGGGCACCGGGTGGTGCTTGCCGCCGGGAGTCTGGCGGCCGCGGCTGAGCGAGTCGTGCAGCATGACACCCGCGCCCTTGGCGCCCCAGCGCATCCCGGTGGCGTAGAAGACGGTGTTGCTCATGCTTTCCGCGCCACCGGCGATGACCAGGTCGCTCACGCCCGCCTGGACCTGCACCGCGGCCTGCAGCACCGACTGCAGCCCGGACCCGCAGCGGCGGTCGACCTGCATGCCGGGCACGGTCACCGGCAGGCCCGCGTCGAGCGCGACCACGCGGCCGATCGCCGGGGCCTCCGCGCTGGGGTAGCAGTGGCCGAGGATGACGTCGTCGATCGCCTCGGGGGGCAGGCCGGTGCGGTCGAGCAGCGCGGTGAGCGCGATCGTGCCGAGGTCGGCCGCGGGCACGTCCTTGAGCGAGCCGCCGAAGCGGCCGATCGGGGTCCGGACGGGCTCGCAGATCACAGCGTCACGCATGGGGAGTGCCTTCCTCGTGGAGTTCGACGGCGAGGGTGGTGCGGACCCGGCCGTCGGGGCCGGTCAGCTCGACCTCGCCGGCGCGCGCGGTCACCCGGGCGGGTTCGCCGCAGAACAGCGGCGCCCGGTTCCGGTGGGTCACGCGGCGCACCCGGTCACCGGGGGAGTCCAGGCGCAGGACCTCGGCCATGGCCAGGGTCATCAGCGGGCCGTGCACGACCAGGCCGGGATAGCCTTCGACGCCGGTGGCGTAGGGCCAGTCGTAGTGGATGCGGTGCGGGTTCGCCGTGGCCGCGGAGAACCGCATCAGCAGCGTCGGGTCGGTGGCGAAGTCCCAGACGCCCTGCCCGGCCCGGCGCAGCGGCGCCCCGGCCGGATCGGACGCGGCCGGTCCCGGCTCGGTGGGAGTGCCGCGCTCGCGGTAGATCAGATCCTGACGTTCCTCGACGCACAGTCCGTCCACATCGGACAGCCGCGTGCGGACGACCACGACCACCAGCTTCCCGGACCGGCCTTCCTTGGGCGTCACCGACTCCACTGTGGACTCGCGGGTCACGGTTCCGCCGACGCGCAGCGGCCGGTGGAAGACCACCTCACCGCCGGCGAACATCCGCCGGGGCAGGCCGGTCTCGGGCAGGAACGCGCCGCGCGCCGGATGGCCGTCGGAGCCCAGCTCGGAGGAAACCGGCCAGCGGGGGAGCGCGACCCAGTGCCACAGCGGCGGCAGCTCCTCGCCCGGGCGGGGCGCGGGCAGGCCGTCGTCGAGCAGCGCGGCCAGCGCCGCCACCGGCGCCGGGTCGAGGAGTTCCTCCGTGCGCATCACATGAACCGTCCGCCGGTGACTTCCAGGACGGTGCCGGTCATGTACGACGAGAGATCGGAAGCCAGGAACAGCGCCACGGACGCGACTTCGCCGACCTCGCCGGCGCGGCCCATCGGGATTTCGCTCATCTTCTGGTCCCACGCCTTCGCGGGCATGGCCTCGGTCATCGCGGTGCGGATCAGGCCGGGCTGGATGGCGTTGACGCGCACGCCGTGGTGCGCGAGTTCCTTGGCGGCGGCCTTGGTGAGCCCGACGATCCCCGCCTTGGCGGCCGAGTAGTTCGTCTGCCCGACCATGCCGACCTTGCCCGAGAGCGACGAGAGGTTGACGATCGCGCCGGATTTCTGTTCCCGCATGATCGCCGCGGCCTTGCGGACGCCGTTCCAGGTACCTTTGAGGTGGACGTTGATCACCTGGTCGAACTGGTCTTCGGTCATCGTGCGCAGGGTCGCGTCGCGGGTGATCCCGGCGTTGTTCACCAGGATGTCGACGCCGTGGGCCAGCAGGGCGTCGACATCGGCCGCGTCGGTGACGTCGCAGCGGAGGCCGATGCCGCCGAGTTTCGCCGCGGCACGGGTGGCCGCGTCACCGTCGATGTCGCCGATGACCACGCGGGCGCCTTCGGCGGCGAACAGTTCGGCGATGGCGAAGCCGATGCCCTGCGCGGCGCCGGTGACGACCGCGGTCCGGCCGGTCAGCAAAGTCATGGTGGTCCTCAGATCTTGTTGCGGGCGACGAGCTGGGCGGCGATCACGTTGCGCTGGATCTCGTTGGTGCCTTCCCCGACGATCATCAGCGGCGCGTCGCGGAAGTAGCGTTCGACGTCGTACTCCTTGGAGTAGCCGTAACCGCCGTGGACGCGGATCGCGTCGAGGGCGACCTGCATGGCCGTCTCGGAGGCGAACAGCTTCGCCATCCCGGCTTCCATGTCGGCGCGTTCCCCGGCGTCGAGCCGCTCGGCGGCGTCGAGGGTGAGCAGCCGGGCCGCGCGCATCTTGGTGGCCATGTCGGCCAGGAGGTTGCCGACGGACTGGTGTTTCCAGATGGGCTTGCCGAAGGACTCGCGCTCCTGGGCGTAGCGCACGGCGTCGTTCAGCGCCGCCTGCCCGACCCCGAGCGCGCGGGAGGCGACCTGGATGCGGCCCACTTCGAGACCACGCATCATGTGCGCCCACCCCTGGTTCGGGGTCCCGCCCAGCACGGCGTCGCCGGGCACGGCCATGCCGTCGAAGACCAGCTCACACGCCTCGACACCGCGGTAGCCGAGCTTCGGCAGCTTCTTCGAGACGGTGAGCCCGTCGCCGGGTTCGACGAGCAGGACGCTCATGCCTCGGTGGGCGGGCTTCGCGTCCCGGTCGGTGATGCAGAGCAGGCCGATGAGACCGGAGTGGGCGGCGTTCGAGATCCACGTCTTGGCCCCGGTGACGGCGTACCCGCCGCCGGTGGGCACCGCGTGGGTGCGCATGGCCTGCAGGTCGCTGCCACCGCCGGGCTCGGTCAACGCCATCGTGGCGCGGATCCTGCCTTCGGCCATGGCGGGCAGGTACTTCTCACGCTGCTCCGGCGTGCCGAACGTCTTGATCAGGTACGTGATCACCGAGTGGCCGCCGATCGCGCCGGCCAGGCTCATCCACCCGCGCGCCAGCTCCTCGGTGACCCGGGCGAAGCACGCCGTGCTGACGTCCACGCCGCCGTACTCGGCCGGGGCGAGCAGCCCGAAGAAGCCGAGTTCCTTCATCTCGTCGATGAACTCGGCCGGGTAGACGTCGTCGGCCTCGAATTCGCGCACGCGCGGGCGGACCCGCTCGTCGACGAACTCCGCCACCAGGGCCACCATCTGCTTCTCGTCGTCGGTGAGCGTCATCGCCCGATCCCTTCTCGTGCCTGCCGGAGGATGCGCTGCGCGCGCTCCAGCACCGGCTTGTCGATCATCTGCCCGCCGGCCGCGACCGCCCCGCCGTCGCCCGCCGCGTCGAGCACCGACCGGGCCCAGCGGGTTTCCTCCCGCGTCGGCCGCAGCGCCGCGGCGGCGACCGGGACCTGCTTGGGGTGCACGCACAGCTTCCCGGTGAAACCCAGCCGGCGCGCGTACTGGACTTCGTCGGTGAGCAGCAGTTCGTTGTGCAGATCGGCGGTGACGCCGTCGATCGGCCCGGGCAGGCCCCCGGCCGCCGAGGCCAGCACCAGCGCCCCGCGGGCCGCGGCCAGCGCGTCGCGGTCCGCCGGGTCCGCGCCCAGCTCGGCGGCGAGGTCGAAACTGCCGAACGCGAGCCGCTGGACGTTCGGGACGGCGGCGGTCTCCCGCGCGTCCAGCACCCCGCGCGCGGTCTCCACCAGCGCGACGAGCACCGGCAGCACCCCGAGCTGCCCGGCCGCGGTACGCGTGCTCGCCGGGTCGGCCTTGGGCAGCAGCACCGTGCACCGCCGTTGCCGCAGCACGGCCAGGTCCTCGTCGTGCCACGGCGTGCCGGCCGCGTTGACGCGGACCGCGCACTCGGGGTGCTGCTCGAGCCAGGCGCCGACCTGCTCCCGCGCGTAGTCCTTGCGGTCCGGCGCGACGGCGTCCTCCAGGTCCAGCACGACCAGGCCCGCCCCGGCCGCGGCCGCCTTGGCGAAGCGTTCCGGCCGGTCCCCGGGGACGAACAGCAGCGTGGCCGCTTCGCGGGCCCGCGTCGCGGCGCGGTTCGTCATTTCCGTGCCCGGCGCACGAGGCCGCCGCCGATGATGAGCCGCTGGATCTCGCTGGTGCCCTCGTAGAGGCGCAGCAGCCGGATGTCGCGGTAGATCCGTTCGACCGGCACCTCGCGCATGTAGCCGGTGCCGCCGTGGATCTGCACCGCGAGGTCGGCGACCTTGCCCGCCATCTCGGTGCAGAACAGCTTCGCCGCGGACGGCCCGATCCGCCGGTCCTCACCGGAGACGTAGCGGGCGGCGGTCTCGCGCACCAGCGCACGGCCGGCCAGCACCCCGGTCTGCTGGTCCGCCAGCATCGCCTGGACCAGCTGGAACTCGCCGATCGGCGTGCCGCCCTGGGTGGCCGAGGCGGCGTAGGCGACCGACTCGTCCAGCGCCCGCTGCGCGGAGCCGACGGCCAGCGCGGCGATGTGCACCCGGCCACGAGCCAGCGACGTCATCGCGGCGCGGTACCCCGCGTCCTCGTCGCCGCCGACGAGCGCGCTCGCGGGCACGCGCACGCCGGTGAAGGTGACGTCCGCGGTCCAGGCGCCTTCCTGGCCCATCTTCTTGTCCTTCGGGCCCACCGCGACACCGGGCGCGTCCGCGGGCACCAGGAACACCGCGATACCCGGGCCGGAGCCGTCGGCCGGGCGGGTCCGCGCGAAGACCACGAACAGGTCCGCGATCGGCGCGTTGGTGATGAAGCGCTTCTGCCCGTCGATGACCCACTCGCCGCCGTCACGCACGGCTTTCGTGCGCAACCCGGCCGGGTTCGATCCCGCGCCCGGCTCGGTGAGCGCGAACGACGCGACGACCTCGCCGGTGGCGATGCGCTCGAGCCACTGCTTCTTCTGCTCGTCGGTGCCGAAGCCGACCAGCACCTGCCCGGCGATGCCGTTGTTGGTGCCGAACATCGACCGCAGCGCCAGCGACGTGTAGCCGAACTCCATCGCCAGCTCGACGTCCTGGGTCAGGTCCAGGCCGAGCCCGCCCCACTCCTGGGGGATGGCGTAGCCGAACAGGCCCATCTCGGCGGCCTGCGCACGCAGGTCGTCCGGGATCGCGTTGCCGTCCATGATCTCCTGCTCGCGCGGGAGCACCTTCGACCGGACGAAGTCGCGCACCAGCTCCAGGATCGGGCGGAAGTCCTCGGGGGTCACTGCTGCCATGCCCATCACTATGACCCATGATCGGCGAATAGAAAATACTTTATCAGAAATCACGTGACGCATCGCACGCTGCGCCGCAAGGATCCCCTGGTCAGCTGGGTTCGACGGCGGCTGGGAGGCTGCAACCCGTCCGCGTGTACGTGTAATACTTCATCCGCATGGGCGGTGGCGCAGGGATGGGAGACGTCGTGGCGATGCCCGAGACCACGGGGGCCGGACCGCGCCGCGGCGGCCCCGCGAACCTGAAGGCGATGGCCGCGCAGGAGATCCGGCGGCGGGTCTTCTCCGGGCAGCTGCGCCCCGGCGCGAAGATCGACCAGGACGCGCTGGCCGACGAGCTGGGCATCAGCAAGCTGCCGGTCCGCGAGGCCCTGATCACCCTCGACCACGAGGGCGTCGTCGAGCACATCGCCCGCCGCGGCGCCTACGTCGCGCGGATGACCCGCGAGGACATCCGCGACCACTACCGCGTGTTCGGCCTGGTGTCCGGGCTGGCCGCGGAGCGCGCGGCCCGGAACCTGTCACCGGAGAGCCTCCAGGCGCTGACGGACCTCGCCGACCGGATGGCGGCCGAGACCGACCCGGCGGAGCAGGAACGGCTCAACTTCGAGTTCCACCGCCGGATCAACCACGCCTCGGGTTCCCGGCGGCTCGTCTCGATCCTCGGCCTGCTGGCCAAGACCGTGTCGCACGGGTTCTACGAAGCCCACGAGGACTGGCCGGGCAAGGCGTCCGAGGACCACCGGCGGATCCTCAACGCGCTGGCCGCACGCTCGGCGGCCCGCGCGAAGTCGCTGGTGGAGAAGCACTTCGCGGACGGCGGGGAGCGCGCGGTGGCGTTGCTGGAGCAGCAGGGCTTCTGGGACCGCTGACGGCGTCCGGAGCGGGCCGAAGTGTCCAGGTTTCTGGACAGTCGCGCAGCCGGGGCTCGCTTAGCGTCTCCGTCATGTCAACGACGACCACCGAAGAACTGGCCCAGGGCTGGATCCGCGCCCTTTCCGACGTCGACGCCTTCCACGGCCTCTGCGCCGCCGGCTGCCGCGTCTGGCACAGCACCGACGACAAGTGGATCACCGTCGAGGAGGCGGTCGACGCGGTCCACGAACGCGGCGGGCTGCCGGAGTTCGAGAACCCCCGCTACACCCTCACCGGCAAGGGCTTCTTCGTGCAGACCTCGGCCACGCTCGCGGCCGCCCGGGTGCACGTGATCCAGGTGGTGACGGTCGAGGACGGCAAGGCGATTTCGGCCGAGGAGTACGTCGGCCCCGAGATGGACATCGCCGTCTAGGCGGGAACGGACACTCTGATGAGCGGAATCGCAGGACGTTCGATCATCGTCACCGGTGGCGCCAGCGGCATCGGCGAAGCGGCGGTACGCCTGTTCGCCGAGAACGACGCGCTCGTGACCATCGCGGACGTGCACGCCGGGCCCGGTGAGGCGCTCGCCGCGGAACTGGCAGGCCGGGGCCACCAGGTCCAGTTCGTGACCACCGACGTCACCGACGAAGCCCAGGTCGCGGCCATGGTGGCGGCGGCCGAGTCCGCCTACGGCAGGCTCGACGGCGCGTTCAACAACGCCGGGGTGCCCAACCACGGCAAGAAACTCGGCGAAATCACGCGCGAGGAGTTCGACCGGGTCTTCGCCGTCAACGTGACCGGCCCGTTCCTCTGCATGAAGCACGAGGTCCCGGCGCTGCGCCGGGCGGGCGGCGGATCGATCGTCAACACGGCCTCGGTCGGCGCGTTCGTCTACATCCCGCTGGCCGCCGAGTACACCGCGTCGAAGCACGCGCTGATGGGGCTGACGAAGGCGGCCGCGGCCGAGTACGGCGAGGAAGGTATCCGCGTCAACGCCATCGGGCCGTCCACCGCGCGCACGCCGATGTACGTCGAGTACCTGAAACTCAACCCCGAGTACGAAAAGACGGTCGCCGCCACGCACGCACTGCGGCGCGGCAGCGAACCGGTCGAGCAGGCGCAGGCGGCTATGTGGCTGCTGTCGGACGCGGCCGCCTTCGTCACCGGCGTGACGCTGGCCGTCGACGGCGGCTACACCCTCTACTGACCCGCCGTTCCCCGCCCCGGCGCTCGTTGACCGCCGAACCGCACGTATGAAATATTATGTTGTATGAGCGGTGGCCCCAGCGCCGGGGCGGTGGACCGGTGAGCGTCGCCGGCCGCCCCGAAACCGGTCTGGCCCGCGCGGCCCGGCCCGTCCTCGACCGGGTGCAGGGCGACCTGCGGGGCAGCCCGATCGCGCTGCTGCTCGCCGACGGCGGAGCCCGGGTCCTCGACATCCGGTACGGCGACGTCCCGTTCGGCCGCGAGGTCGCCGCGCTCGGCGTCGCACCCGGTGTCCGGCTCGGCGAAGCCGACGTCGGCACCAACGCCGTCGGGACCCCGCTGGAGACGCGCGAGAGCCTGCTGCTGCGCGGGCCCGAGCACCCGATGCCCGCGTTCCACGGGTTCACCTGCTACGGCCATCCGATCATCCATCCCGTCACCCGCCGGGTGGCCGGGGTCCTCGACCTCGCCGCACCGCTGGGTCGGGACGACCGGCTGGCGCCACCGCTGGTGCGGCACCTGGTGGCCGAGATCGAGCAGCGGCTGCGGTCGGGCGCGCCCGACGTCCAGCGGCGGCTGCTCGCGGCGTTCCAGGCGGCCGCCCGGCGCCGCGACCGGCGGGTCGTGGTGCTCGGCCACGGCCTCGTCCTGGCCACGCAGCCGGCGCTCGACCTGCTGGATCCGGCCGACCACGCCGCGCTGCGGGCGTGCGCGGAGCAGGGGCGCGGGACGGAACGGCTCACGCTGGCCTCCGGGCGCGTGGTCCGGCTGGGCTGTACACCCGTCGAGGGCACGGACGGCGCCCTCGTCGACATCACGATCGAGCCCGCGCGTCACCGTCCGGGGCCGGGCCGCGGGGCCGGCTGGCCCCTGCTGATCGTCGGCGAACTCGGCGGCGGCCGGACGACCGAGGCGCTCGCCGCGGCCGGCGCCGGCGCGGTCACGCTCGACGCGGCCGAGATCGAGCGGGCCGGGGAGAAGCGGTGGACGGCGGACGCCGTCCGGCTGCTCGGCACCGGCGGCCCGCCGCTGGTCGTCGAAAACGTCCAGCTGCTGTCCGGGCCGGCGGCGGCCATGCTGGCGGCGCGGCTGCGCGGCGCCCCGCGGAACGTCGTGCTGACCTCGACGTCGGCACCGGCGCCGCCGGTGGCGATCGCCGTCCGGTGCGGGGAGCGCCGGGAGCTGCGGCCGCTGCGCCGGCGCCGGCACGAGATCCCGCTGCTCGCGCAGAAGATGCTCGGCGAGGAGGCACCGCGGGCCCGGCTGACGGCCGGGGCGCTGTCCGTGCTGGCGGCCCAGCCGTGGCCGGGCAACCTGGCGGAGCTGCGGCAGGTGATCCGCGCGGTCGCCGCGAAGCGGTCGGCGGGTGACGTGCTCCCGGCCGATCTGCCTGCCTCCCACCGTGCCCCGGCACCGCCGGATTCCCCGTTCCGGCAAGCGGAGCGCGAGGTGATCGTGACGGCGATCGAAGCGGCGGGCGGCAACAAGGCGGAGGCGGCCCGGGCGCTCGGTGTCAGCCGTTCGACGCTGTACAACCGCATGAAGGCCCTGCGGATCCCGTGACGACGAAGCGCCCCGCCCGGCGAGCGGGCGGGGCGCGTCGGCCGGCCGGTCAGCGCGAAACGGTCTCCGCCGCCGGTTCCGTCAGCTCCGCGTGCCGGTTCTCGCGCAGGGCCAGCGTGCAGCCCAGTGCGATCACGCTCAGCACCGCCAGGAACACGCCGAAGGCCAGCCGCCCGTAGGCCGCGGTGATGGCGGCCGCCACCACCGGCGGGACCGCGCCGCCGAGGATGCCCGCCACGTTGTACGAGAAACCCGTCGCGCTGTAGCGGTAGCGCGTGTGGAACAGTTCCGGCATGAACGCGCCCACCGGGCCGTAGGCGAAGCCCGCGATGAAGGTGGTCACGCAGGAGCCGACCGCGAACGTCGCGGCCGAAGCCTCGTCCAGGATCGGGAACAGCGCCAGCGCCCACACGATCGCCACCGCGTTGCCCGCGATGATCACCCGGCGCCTGCCGATCCGGTCCGAGACCACCGCGCCGAGCACGATCGCCACCCCGAACAGCGCGCCGGCCAGGATGCCGATGATCAGCACCACCGGCCGGGCCAGGTGGAGCACCGCCGTCCCGTAGTTGATCAGGTAGCCGACCGCCAGGTAGTAGAACGCGAACACCATGACCAGCACACCGGAGGCGAACGCGATCTCGCGCGGCTGCCGCCGGAGCGCTTCGGCGAACGGTGTGCGCGCCGCGCCGTGGCGGGCGACTTCGCCCTTGAACGCGGCGGTCTCGTCCACCTTCAGGCGCACGAACAGGCCGACCGCGACGAGCACGAAG
Proteins encoded in this region:
- a CDS encoding SDR family NAD(P)-dependent oxidoreductase, which produces MSGIAGRSIIVTGGASGIGEAAVRLFAENDALVTIADVHAGPGEALAAELAGRGHQVQFVTTDVTDEAQVAAMVAAAESAYGRLDGAFNNAGVPNHGKKLGEITREEFDRVFAVNVTGPFLCMKHEVPALRRAGGGSIVNTASVGAFVYIPLAAEYTASKHALMGLTKAAAAEYGEEGIRVNAIGPSTARTPMYVEYLKLNPEYEKTVAATHALRRGSEPVEQAQAAMWLLSDAAAFVTGVTLAVDGGYTLY
- a CDS encoding acyl-CoA dehydrogenase family protein, producing the protein MTLTDDEKQMVALVAEFVDERVRPRVREFEADDVYPAEFIDEMKELGFFGLLAPAEYGGVDVSTACFARVTEELARGWMSLAGAIGGHSVITYLIKTFGTPEQREKYLPAMAEGRIRATMALTEPGGGSDLQAMRTHAVPTGGGYAVTGAKTWISNAAHSGLIGLLCITDRDAKPAHRGMSVLLVEPGDGLTVSKKLPKLGYRGVEACELVFDGMAVPGDAVLGGTPNQGWAHMMRGLEVGRIQVASRALGVGQAALNDAVRYAQERESFGKPIWKHQSVGNLLADMATKMRAARLLTLDAAERLDAGERADMEAGMAKLFASETAMQVALDAIRVHGGYGYSKEYDVERYFRDAPLMIVGEGTNEIQRNVIAAQLVARNKI
- a CDS encoding MFS transporter, whose protein sequence is MAATGTTAGSMRRIAIASGTGTVIEYYDFFIFATAAALVFPKAFFPALGPAAGTVASFATLGVAFVARPLGSILFGHFGDRLGRKRTLVSTLLIMGLSTTLVGLTPSAQTIGVAAPILVIALRVLQGLALGGEWTGATLLAAENAPKARRGFWSMFGSLGGSIGYVLASATFLLTGATMSEQAFLSYGWRIPFVASFVLVAVGLFVRLKVDETAAFKGEVARHGAARTPFAEALRRQPREIAFASGVLVMVFAFYYLAVGYLINYGTAVLHLARPVVLIIGILAGALFGVAIVLGAVVSDRIGRRRVIIAGNAVAIVWALALFPILDEASAATFAVGSCVTTFIAGFAYGPVGAFMPELFHTRYRYSATGFSYNVAGILGGAVPPVVAAAITAAYGRLAFGVFLAVLSVIALGCTLALRENRHAELTEPAAETVSR
- a CDS encoding MaoC family dehydratase — protein: MTRVFTSPAEVRAALGEELGPTGWLVVDQARIDAFADATGDHQWIHTDPVRAAAGPHGSTIAHGYLTLSLLPLFGRELFRLDFGSARLNYGLGKVRFPAPVPSGARIRSTAAFTDVTEGPAGHTVTTRYVVELDGGGKPACVAETLVVVTG
- a CDS encoding GntR family transcriptional regulator; the protein is MGDVVAMPETTGAGPRRGGPANLKAMAAQEIRRRVFSGQLRPGAKIDQDALADELGISKLPVREALITLDHEGVVEHIARRGAYVARMTREDIRDHYRVFGLVSGLAAERAARNLSPESLQALTDLADRMAAETDPAEQERLNFEFHRRINHASGSRRLVSILGLLAKTVSHGFYEAHEDWPGKASEDHRRILNALAARSAARAKSLVEKHFADGGERAVALLEQQGFWDR
- a CDS encoding helix-turn-helix domain-containing protein yields the protein MSVAGRPETGLARAARPVLDRVQGDLRGSPIALLLADGGARVLDIRYGDVPFGREVAALGVAPGVRLGEADVGTNAVGTPLETRESLLLRGPEHPMPAFHGFTCYGHPIIHPVTRRVAGVLDLAAPLGRDDRLAPPLVRHLVAEIEQRLRSGAPDVQRRLLAAFQAAARRRDRRVVVLGHGLVLATQPALDLLDPADHAALRACAEQGRGTERLTLASGRVVRLGCTPVEGTDGALVDITIEPARHRPGPGRGAGWPLLIVGELGGGRTTEALAAAGAGAVTLDAAEIERAGEKRWTADAVRLLGTGGPPLVVENVQLLSGPAAAMLAARLRGAPRNVVLTSTSAPAPPVAIAVRCGERRELRPLRRRRHEIPLLAQKMLGEEAPRARLTAGALSVLAAQPWPGNLAELRQVIRAVAAKRSAGDVLPADLPASHRAPAPPDSPFRQAEREVIVTAIEAAGGNKAEAARALGVSRSTLYNRMKALRIP
- a CDS encoding acyl-CoA dehydrogenase family protein; protein product: MAAVTPEDFRPILELVRDFVRSKVLPREQEIMDGNAIPDDLRAQAAEMGLFGYAIPQEWGGLGLDLTQDVELAMEFGYTSLALRSMFGTNNGIAGQVLVGFGTDEQKKQWLERIATGEVVASFALTEPGAGSNPAGLRTKAVRDGGEWVIDGQKRFITNAPIADLFVVFARTRPADGSGPGIAVFLVPADAPGVAVGPKDKKMGQEGAWTADVTFTGVRVPASALVGGDEDAGYRAAMTSLARGRVHIAALAVGSAQRALDESVAYAASATQGGTPIGEFQLVQAMLADQQTGVLAGRALVRETAARYVSGEDRRIGPSAAKLFCTEMAGKVADLAVQIHGGTGYMREVPVERIYRDIRLLRLYEGTSEIQRLIIGGGLVRRARK
- a CDS encoding acetyl-CoA C-acetyltransferase encodes the protein MRDAVICEPVRTPIGRFGGSLKDVPAADLGTIALTALLDRTGLPPEAIDDVILGHCYPSAEAPAIGRVVALDAGLPVTVPGMQVDRRCGSGLQSVLQAAVQVQAGVSDLVIAGGAESMSNTVFYATGMRWGAKGAGVMLHDSLSRGRQTPGGKHHPVPGGMLETAENLRRRYGISREEQDRLAAESHRRAVAAQHSGVFAEEIVPVPVETRKGRVVVDTDEHPRPDTTPETLAALKPVLGKQDPEATVTAGNASGQNDAAAMCVVTHPDRAAELGLRPLVRLVSHGVAGVGPEVMGIGPVPASALALGRAGLKISDMDLIELNEAFAAQVLACTREWGFGDADFDRLNVHGSGISLGHPVGATGTRILATLSRELHRREARYGLETMCIGGGQGLAAVFERVTA
- the fabG gene encoding 3-oxoacyl-ACP reductase FabG, translated to MTLLTGRTAVVTGAAQGIGFAIAELFAAEGARVVIGDIDGDAATRAAAKLGGIGLRCDVTDAADVDALLAHGVDILVNNAGITRDATLRTMTEDQFDQVINVHLKGTWNGVRKAAAIMREQKSGAIVNLSSLSGKVGMVGQTNYSAAKAGIVGLTKAAAKELAHHGVRVNAIQPGLIRTAMTEAMPAKAWDQKMSEIPMGRAGEVGEVASVALFLASDLSSYMTGTVLEVTGGRFM
- a CDS encoding FAS1-like dehydratase domain-containing protein produces the protein MRTEELLDPAPVAALAALLDDGLPAPRPGEELPPLWHWVALPRWPVSSELGSDGHPARGAFLPETGLPRRMFAGGEVVFHRPLRVGGTVTRESTVESVTPKEGRSGKLVVVVVRTRLSDVDGLCVEERQDLIYRERGTPTEPGPAASDPAGAPLRRAGQGVWDFATDPTLLMRFSAATANPHRIHYDWPYATGVEGYPGLVVHGPLMTLAMAEVLRLDSPGDRVRRVTHRNRAPLFCGEPARVTARAGEVELTGPDGRVRTTLAVELHEEGTPHA
- a CDS encoding HpcH/HpaI aldolase/citrate lyase family protein, whose product is MTNRAATRAREAATLLFVPGDRPERFAKAAAAGAGLVVLDLEDAVAPDRKDYAREQVGAWLEQHPECAVRVNAAGTPWHDEDLAVLRQRRCTVLLPKADPASTRTAAGQLGVLPVLVALVETARGVLDARETAAVPNVQRLAFGSFDLAAELGADPADRDALAAARGALVLASAAGGLPGPIDGVTADLHNELLLTDEVQYARRLGFTGKLCVHPKQVPVAAAALRPTREETRWARSVLDAAGDGGAVAAGGQMIDKPVLERAQRILRQAREGIGR